The Acinetobacter pittii genome contains a region encoding:
- a CDS encoding efflux RND transporter permease subunit: protein MKGFNLSSWALEHRTLVIFAMLLSLLLGTVAYFKLGRAEDPNLTIKVMTIDVNWPGATTRDLEQQVVEKIQRTLQEVPNYDYVQSYVRPGQATIFLVLKDWTRKSQIEESWYQARKRVNDIRQNLPKDIQGPFFNDDFGDTFGSIYAFHADGFDDVKMKQVLLSTRDHLLQVPDVSKVMLLGIQEPRFYIEFNYAKLAQLGISPLDLVNDLQKQNAVESAGTFEGPHARIYARVDGDVKNVQDLKNIVVQVGSRNIHLGDVAHISKGFIDPPQVSMRRNGERVTGLAVSMTEKGDILALGKHLDQRIKEVQEALPAGITIEKIVDQPSLVEHSVNEFLGHFVLALAIVLAVSLFALGVRTGIVVALSVPLVLGITFFLMWRLDINLQRISLGALIIALGLLVDDAIIAVEMMQVKMEEGLDRFKAASFAWSNTAFPMLTGTLITAAGFVPVGFALSSTSEFTGSIFWVVGISLIVSWLVAVLFTPFLGTVLLPKIQAHDSHSAQNSHRDKLSQWFSRKIMWCVKNRKWVLLATILSFILSLIAFQFVPQQFFPDSPREEILIDVQLEEGASYTATLNATKQVEKLLSSDQRVRDYTAYVGTGSPRFYLSLDPETPKNNYAQLIVYPKDIKQTSQLTSDLHNRLTQQFPHIRTRVYRLELGPTVGYPVQFRVRGKDPEKVREIAGEVRDIMRQHPNVRDVNFQWNERSKAIRFIIDQERARSLGISSQDISRTLQMLLSGYTVTQIREGTELIDVVARAKADNRLDTAQMGQITIRASNGRNIPLDQVAELRPVLEEGGIWIRNRLPTLSVRADVNDAQAPDVSKQIESNLNDLSQKLPIGYSIETGGTIEESAKADAAIQSVMPVMFLLWVIFLMLQLQSFSRMFMVVLTAPLGMIGVSLALLITRAPFGFVATLGVIALAGMIMRNSVILVDQIDRNISTGQTPEQAIIQATVGRTRPVLLTALAAILAMIPLTLSTLWGPMAIAIMGGLAVATVLTLFFVPALYAAWFRVKS from the coding sequence GTGAAAGGATTTAATTTATCCAGCTGGGCCCTCGAGCATCGAACATTAGTTATTTTTGCGATGCTACTTTCCCTGCTTTTAGGTACCGTGGCTTATTTTAAATTAGGGCGAGCTGAAGACCCTAATTTGACGATCAAAGTCATGACCATAGACGTCAATTGGCCAGGTGCTACCACACGTGATCTAGAACAACAGGTTGTCGAAAAGATTCAGCGTACACTGCAAGAAGTACCTAATTATGATTATGTACAAAGTTATGTACGCCCAGGTCAAGCAACTATCTTCTTAGTTCTGAAGGATTGGACCCGTAAAAGCCAAATTGAAGAAAGCTGGTATCAAGCACGTAAGCGTGTAAACGACATACGACAGAATTTACCTAAAGATATTCAAGGCCCTTTTTTTAATGATGACTTTGGAGATACCTTTGGATCTATTTATGCATTTCATGCTGATGGATTTGACGATGTCAAAATGAAGCAGGTGCTTCTTTCTACAAGAGACCATCTTCTTCAGGTTCCTGATGTATCAAAAGTCATGTTGTTAGGTATTCAAGAACCTCGCTTTTATATTGAATTCAATTATGCAAAGTTAGCTCAGCTGGGTATTTCACCCTTAGACCTAGTCAATGATTTACAAAAACAGAATGCGGTTGAGTCAGCAGGAACTTTTGAAGGTCCTCATGCACGTATATATGCTCGTGTTGATGGAGATGTAAAAAACGTACAAGACTTAAAAAATATTGTAGTTCAGGTTGGATCCCGCAATATTCATTTAGGAGATGTTGCCCATATCAGTAAAGGGTTCATTGACCCTCCCCAAGTCTCTATGAGACGAAATGGTGAACGAGTTACTGGACTTGCTGTTTCAATGACAGAAAAAGGCGATATTCTTGCTTTAGGTAAACATCTAGACCAACGTATTAAAGAGGTACAAGAAGCCTTACCTGCTGGGATTACTATTGAAAAAATAGTAGACCAACCTAGTCTTGTCGAACATTCGGTGAATGAGTTTCTCGGACACTTTGTGCTAGCACTAGCCATTGTTTTAGCTGTTAGTTTATTTGCTTTAGGTGTGCGAACAGGGATTGTGGTTGCTTTATCTGTACCTCTAGTTTTAGGTATTACCTTTTTCTTGATGTGGCGCCTAGATATCAATTTACAACGAATCTCGTTAGGTGCTCTTATTATTGCCTTGGGCTTGTTAGTTGATGACGCGATTATTGCAGTCGAAATGATGCAAGTCAAAATGGAAGAAGGTCTGGACCGTTTTAAAGCTGCCAGTTTTGCCTGGAGTAATACAGCTTTTCCAATGCTAACAGGTACTTTAATTACAGCAGCTGGCTTTGTCCCAGTTGGCTTTGCATTATCTTCAACAAGTGAATTTACCGGATCAATTTTTTGGGTCGTTGGGATTTCTTTAATTGTTTCGTGGTTGGTGGCAGTATTATTTACACCTTTTTTAGGCACAGTTTTACTTCCTAAAATACAAGCCCATGACTCTCATTCCGCACAAAACTCCCATAGAGATAAACTCTCACAATGGTTTAGCCGTAAAATTATGTGGTGCGTCAAAAACAGGAAATGGGTTTTACTAGCAACCATTCTCAGCTTTATTTTATCTTTAATTGCATTTCAATTTGTTCCTCAACAATTCTTCCCTGATTCTCCGCGTGAAGAAATTTTAATTGATGTACAACTCGAAGAAGGCGCTAGCTACACAGCAACTTTAAATGCAACGAAACAGGTTGAAAAATTACTTTCCAGCGATCAACGAGTTCGGGATTACACAGCTTATGTGGGAACTGGTTCTCCTCGTTTTTATTTATCTCTCGATCCGGAAACACCTAAAAATAATTATGCTCAGTTAATTGTTTATCCTAAAGACATTAAACAAACGAGTCAGCTAACTTCTGATTTGCATAATCGTCTTACTCAACAATTTCCGCATATTCGCACACGGGTTTACCGACTAGAGTTAGGACCAACAGTCGGCTACCCTGTACAGTTTAGGGTTCGTGGTAAAGACCCAGAAAAAGTTCGTGAAATTGCTGGCGAAGTCCGTGACATTATGCGTCAGCATCCAAATGTACGCGACGTCAATTTTCAATGGAATGAACGCAGTAAAGCTATTAGATTTATTATTGATCAGGAACGTGCTCGTAGTTTGGGTATTAGTTCGCAAGATATTTCCCGTACCTTACAAATGTTATTAAGTGGTTATACGGTCACTCAAATTAGAGAAGGTACCGAATTAATTGATGTGGTAGCAAGAGCGAAAGCAGATAATCGACTTGATACAGCTCAAATGGGCCAAATTACGATTCGTGCATCAAACGGAAGAAATATTCCTCTCGACCAAGTTGCTGAACTTAGACCCGTATTAGAAGAAGGGGGAATTTGGATACGTAATCGCTTACCAACTCTCAGTGTTCGTGCTGATGTAAATGATGCTCAAGCGCCAGATGTTTCAAAGCAAATTGAATCGAATTTAAATGACCTGAGTCAAAAGTTACCTATTGGCTACAGTATTGAAACTGGTGGAACAATTGAAGAAAGTGCTAAAGCAGATGCAGCTATTCAATCTGTTATGCCTGTTATGTTCTTACTGTGGGTAATATTTCTGATGTTACAACTACAAAGCTTTAGTCGCATGTTTATGGTGGTATTAACGGCACCACTTGGCATGATCGGAGTAAGCTTGGCCTTATTAATTACTCGTGCTCCTTTCGGTTTTGTTGCAACATTAGGTGTAATTGCCCTAGCGGGTATGATTATGCGTAATTCGGTTATTTTGGTTGATCAGATAGATAGAAATATTTCTACTGGTCAAACACCAGAACAGGCGATTATTCAAGCCACTGTAGGACGTACTCGTCCTGTTCTATTAACAGCTTTGGCTGCAATTTTAGCAATGATTCCCCTGACGCTTTCCACATTATGGGGTCCAATGGCAATTGCAATTATGGGCGGTTTAGCAGTCGCAACTGTACTTACCTTATTCTTTGTTCCAGCACTTTATGCTGCTTGGTTTAGAGTGAAAAGCTAA
- a CDS encoding efflux RND transporter periplasmic adaptor subunit translates to MPPIEFKNQLKSLEQNIYMIFIVLIFISFIFFVGCSHKTEEPEKVIAVQLTTASPADELSNLSFSGNIVPRVESQLSFRVAGRVIKRLVDTGATISKNQPLAQLDDTPFRLSIQEASAELHQAQSTLARVQRDLHRNRSLVEIGAISRADLDSLENLYQNTQAQVNAAQSRLDRAKNDLSYTTLRSPAAGTIAEVQAESGQVISAGTPIFKLAQNGENEVQIDVPESQINQLKIDQQASIKLLSFSEHTFTGHVREIATVADPNSRTYRVRISITNLPAVAKLGMTATVYFLNNNINQEIILPIGALFQKGQQTAVWVLPHGAKNLQLRPVLLSKINTETITVAKGILAGERIVTAGVHRIDCKMAVKAWDGRLP, encoded by the coding sequence ATGCCTCCAATAGAGTTTAAAAATCAATTGAAATCATTAGAACAAAATATCTATATGATTTTTATAGTTTTAATTTTTATAAGTTTTATTTTCTTCGTTGGCTGTAGCCATAAAACCGAGGAGCCAGAAAAGGTTATTGCGGTTCAACTCACCACAGCATCTCCTGCTGATGAACTCTCTAATTTATCTTTTTCCGGAAATATTGTGCCTCGAGTTGAAAGCCAACTCTCTTTTCGGGTAGCAGGTCGTGTCATAAAACGTTTAGTTGATACAGGCGCAACCATTAGCAAAAATCAGCCATTAGCACAGTTAGACGATACTCCTTTTAGACTAAGTATTCAGGAAGCATCTGCTGAATTGCACCAAGCTCAAAGTACCCTTGCAAGAGTACAAAGAGATCTACATCGCAATCGTAGCCTGGTCGAAATAGGTGCTATTTCACGAGCCGATCTCGATAGTCTTGAAAACCTATATCAAAATACTCAAGCACAGGTAAATGCAGCTCAAAGCCGACTTGACCGAGCAAAAAACGATCTAAGTTATACGACTTTGCGTTCACCAGCAGCGGGAACAATTGCGGAAGTTCAGGCAGAAAGTGGGCAGGTTATCTCAGCTGGAACTCCTATATTTAAACTGGCTCAAAACGGTGAAAATGAAGTACAGATAGATGTTCCAGAAAGTCAGATTAATCAACTTAAAATAGATCAACAAGCTAGCATCAAATTACTTAGCTTTTCCGAGCATACATTTACAGGACATGTGCGTGAGATAGCGACTGTTGCAGACCCGAACAGTCGAACTTATCGTGTTCGAATTTCTATAACGAATTTACCTGCTGTAGCTAAATTAGGTATGACAGCAACCGTCTATTTTTTAAATAACAATATAAATCAGGAAATTATTTTACCTATTGGTGCCCTGTTTCAAAAAGGACAGCAAACCGCTGTTTGGGTACTCCCTCATGGCGCTAAAAATCTCCAACTCCGCCCCGTCTTATTGAGCAAAATCAATACTGAAACCATTACGGTTGCCAAAGGAATTCTGGCTGGCGAACGAATTGTCACGGCTGGGGTACATCGCATAGACTGTAAGATGGCTGTAAAAGCATGGGATGGGAGGTTGCCGTGA
- the sxtR gene encoding multidrug efflux pump transcriptional activator SxtR, with the protein MELRHIRYFLAVAEEKNFTKAAQRLNMSQPPLSMQIRDLEEELGADLFIRSPHGVELTEAGLAFLNAIQPVQQRVEDAANLVKQVANGEVGQLRLGFTGTSMLNPLIPKCVRYFQQQYPKVNLKLEEANTLLLIDLLLEDRLDVAIIRSPRNIPDSLIIQELLAEPLIAALPSETFQLDHASPEIDLTALRELDFIVSPPSISAGLFDAIKQACHERGFEPKIGQNAPQIVSILSLVSANLGVSLVPESTRQLQIQGVTYRSLKAPVPTVGLGLAYKKHAPSQMAINFASVVQDILHFN; encoded by the coding sequence ATGGAACTCAGACATATACGCTACTTTTTAGCGGTAGCAGAAGAAAAAAACTTTACCAAAGCTGCGCAACGCTTAAACATGAGCCAGCCACCTTTAAGCATGCAAATACGAGATTTAGAAGAAGAGCTGGGTGCAGATTTATTTATTCGTTCGCCACATGGGGTGGAGCTGACCGAAGCTGGGCTTGCCTTTTTAAATGCAATTCAGCCCGTACAGCAGCGTGTAGAAGATGCAGCGAACCTTGTTAAGCAAGTGGCAAATGGCGAAGTCGGTCAATTAAGATTAGGCTTTACAGGGACTTCAATGTTGAACCCTTTAATTCCTAAATGCGTTCGCTATTTTCAGCAGCAATATCCGAAAGTGAATTTAAAGCTTGAAGAAGCCAATACCTTACTACTCATTGATTTGCTGCTTGAAGATCGCTTAGATGTCGCGATTATTCGTTCACCACGAAATATTCCAGATAGTTTAATTATTCAAGAATTATTAGCAGAACCCCTCATTGCTGCTTTGCCTTCCGAGACTTTTCAACTCGACCATGCATCACCAGAAATTGATTTAACGGCGCTACGAGAGCTTGATTTTATTGTCTCGCCACCTTCCATTAGTGCAGGGCTTTTTGATGCGATTAAACAAGCCTGTCATGAGCGTGGTTTTGAACCCAAAATTGGACAAAACGCCCCGCAAATTGTGTCGATTTTATCGTTAGTATCTGCAAACTTAGGTGTATCTTTGGTGCCGGAGTCGACCAGACAATTGCAAATTCAGGGTGTGACATATCGCTCTTTGAAAGCGCCTGTCCCTACGGTGGGCTTAGGGCTTGCTTATAAAAAACATGCCCCTTCACAAATGGCGATTAACTTTGCCAGTGTGGTGCAAGATATTCTCCATTTTAATTAA
- a CDS encoding gamma-glutamylcyclotransferase family protein, whose protein sequence is MSTLFVYGTLGPGRPNAHILENIGGQWSEGWVNGTLRNEGWGADLGYPGIVLDESTNQVQGFVFSSEHLDANWKLLDDFEGEGYERVPVQVTLNSGERVNSFIYVLKS, encoded by the coding sequence ATGTCGACTTTATTTGTTTATGGCACTTTAGGCCCGGGTCGTCCTAATGCACATATACTTGAGAATATTGGCGGACAATGGTCAGAAGGCTGGGTCAATGGAACCTTGCGTAATGAAGGTTGGGGAGCTGATCTAGGCTATCCGGGAATTGTACTTGATGAAAGTACCAATCAAGTTCAAGGTTTTGTTTTTAGCTCAGAGCATTTAGACGCAAACTGGAAATTACTCGATGACTTTGAAGGCGAAGGGTATGAAAGAGTACCTGTGCAAGTCACTTTAAATAGTGGCGAACGTGTTAATTCGTTTATCTATGTGTTGAAGTCTTAA
- a CDS encoding TauD/TfdA family dioxygenase encodes MFSIKDLSPFGALITASSEHDNINEIGAEVLNNLLSQYKVLVFRGFKALLDPQYINFCESLGNLMYWEFGALLNVKMEQDPKNHIFSKGRVELHWDGAFAQQTPRINAFQCTVSSEDGRGGETLFVDTTRILKDIPSSQLEDWKKIKLSYSTEKKAHYGGSIDVNLIETHPHKGHSVIRFIEIENEDNQEVNPVQLSIKDLNHQPVESQEIVQSITEILYDPKYMYRHQWVSGDYMLIDNNSVLHGRAKVEGNVNRHLKRVHIL; translated from the coding sequence ATGTTTAGTATAAAAGATTTATCTCCATTTGGAGCATTAATAACGGCATCAAGTGAACATGATAATATTAATGAGATCGGTGCCGAGGTTTTAAATAACTTATTATCTCAATACAAGGTTTTAGTATTTCGTGGATTTAAAGCGTTACTAGATCCACAATATATTAACTTTTGCGAGTCATTGGGCAATCTGATGTATTGGGAGTTCGGTGCTTTACTCAATGTAAAAATGGAACAAGATCCTAAAAACCATATTTTCTCAAAAGGTCGGGTTGAATTACATTGGGATGGAGCTTTTGCGCAACAAACTCCAAGAATTAATGCTTTTCAGTGTACCGTATCCTCAGAAGATGGGCGAGGTGGGGAAACACTTTTTGTTGATACTACACGTATTTTGAAGGACATCCCTTCTAGCCAATTAGAAGACTGGAAGAAGATTAAGCTATCTTATTCGACTGAAAAGAAAGCACATTATGGTGGCTCAATTGATGTAAATCTCATTGAAACCCATCCTCATAAAGGCCATTCAGTTATCCGGTTTATTGAAATCGAAAATGAAGATAATCAGGAAGTGAATCCTGTACAGCTCTCCATTAAAGATTTAAATCATCAACCAGTAGAATCACAAGAAATTGTTCAGTCAATTACAGAGATTTTATATGACCCTAAATATATGTATCGACATCAGTGGGTTAGTGGCGATTACATGTTAATTGATAACAATTCAGTATTACATGGCCGTGCAAAAGTTGAGGGTAATGTGAATCGACATTTAAAACGTGTCCATATCCTGTAA
- a CDS encoding isocyanide synthase family protein: MEQILNNDLMIAEQIVKLIFHKRRLLANDSEQENFQEEAFLHIQKVLNFVKNKQPIHMILPAFPAKSPNRKKTLDIFPDKGEELALATLNKLCEKIKNIYAPGAKLTICSDGRVFAELVRIPDEAISSYKYDLIERVGKPYADNIDYFDLDDVFQDIPEYSTLREELMVQYGESLLSLKHRCKQEKPAAEMYRGICRFLTEDFSGLNEFKGWSKNQILNVARMNAYRVIQRSNAWTNLLKEQFPNSVRLSIHPQPRVSEKIGIFLMDSDDNWRTPWHSVVIQDDDGFTLVPRHKAEEENALLIFKNGKASHYLRNNQQEM; encoded by the coding sequence GTGGAACAAATTTTAAATAATGATTTAATGATAGCTGAGCAGATCGTAAAATTAATTTTTCATAAGCGCCGTTTATTAGCAAATGATTCAGAGCAAGAGAACTTTCAAGAAGAAGCTTTTTTACATATTCAAAAAGTATTGAATTTTGTCAAAAATAAACAACCTATTCATATGATTTTACCTGCTTTTCCAGCTAAATCACCAAATAGGAAAAAAACTTTAGATATTTTCCCTGATAAGGGTGAGGAATTAGCTTTAGCAACATTGAATAAATTATGCGAAAAAATAAAAAATATTTATGCACCTGGAGCAAAGTTAACGATTTGTTCGGATGGAAGGGTTTTTGCTGAACTCGTACGAATCCCGGATGAGGCCATATCTTCTTATAAATATGACCTTATAGAGAGAGTGGGAAAACCTTATGCAGATAATATTGATTACTTTGATTTAGATGATGTTTTTCAAGATATACCAGAATATAGCACACTGCGTGAAGAGTTGATGGTTCAATATGGAGAGTCATTATTAAGCTTAAAACACCGATGTAAGCAAGAGAAACCAGCAGCTGAAATGTACCGCGGGATTTGTCGCTTTTTGACTGAGGATTTTTCAGGTCTTAATGAATTCAAAGGCTGGTCAAAAAACCAGATATTAAATGTAGCTCGTATGAATGCTTACCGGGTAATTCAAAGAAGTAATGCATGGACTAATTTATTGAAGGAGCAATTCCCAAATTCGGTTCGTCTTAGTATTCATCCACAACCGCGAGTTTCAGAAAAAATTGGAATATTTTTGATGGACTCTGATGACAATTGGCGTACACCTTGGCATTCGGTCGTTATACAAGATGATGATGGATTTACTTTGGTTCCACGACACAAAGCGGAGGAAGAAAATGCTTTATTAATCTTTAAAAATGGTAAAGCTAGCCATTATTTGCGTAATAACCAACAAGAAATGTAA
- the sxtP gene encoding multidrug efflux MFS transporter SxtP yields MNSSSTHSTLGTETTSVLSREWIHKGTKAYKHAGFALFLVGFASFSLIYCVQPLLPAFSQSFQISPASSSLALSLTTAFLAISIVLSSAFSQALGRRGVIFTSMLCAAILNIVSMFTPNWHSLLIARALEGLLLGGVPAVTMAWIAEEIAPEHLGKTMGLYIAGTAFGGMMGRVGMGILVEYFSWRTALGLLGAICFICSIAFLKLLPASRNFVQKKGLNLDFHMQMWRAHLSNTKLLRLFAIGFLLTSVFVTLFNYATFRLSGAPYSLSQTQISLIFLSYSFGMVSSSLAGTLAERFGKKTMMMSGFVLMIVGSLMTLLTSLFGIIIGIAFITTGFFITHSLTSSSVGAESQQAKAHASSLYLLFYYMGSSIVGSAGGWFWLHGGWSAIVGLTVVLSLLGIFLVIYTKHAKTY; encoded by the coding sequence ATGAACTCTTCATCTACACACAGTACCTTAGGCACTGAGACGACTTCTGTTCTGTCCCGCGAGTGGATTCACAAAGGGACTAAAGCCTATAAACACGCAGGATTTGCTTTATTCTTGGTTGGCTTTGCCAGTTTCTCACTGATTTATTGTGTACAGCCACTCTTACCTGCATTTAGCCAAAGTTTCCAAATTAGCCCTGCGAGTAGCTCTTTAGCACTGTCATTAACGACTGCTTTTTTAGCAATTTCGATTGTACTATCAAGTGCCTTTTCACAAGCCCTTGGCCGTCGCGGTGTAATTTTTACATCAATGCTGTGTGCCGCAATTTTAAATATTGTCTCAATGTTTACCCCTAACTGGCACAGTTTGCTGATAGCACGCGCTTTAGAAGGTTTGCTGCTCGGTGGCGTACCCGCAGTGACAATGGCTTGGATTGCCGAAGAAATTGCACCTGAACACCTCGGTAAAACTATGGGTTTATATATTGCAGGTACGGCTTTTGGTGGCATGATGGGCCGTGTCGGTATGGGTATCTTGGTTGAATATTTTTCTTGGCGAACTGCTTTAGGCTTACTTGGAGCAATCTGTTTTATTTGCTCAATTGCCTTTTTAAAACTACTGCCTGCTTCGCGTAATTTTGTGCAGAAAAAAGGGCTAAATTTAGATTTTCACATGCAAATGTGGCGTGCTCATTTAAGCAATACTAAATTATTACGCCTGTTTGCGATTGGTTTCTTGCTCACCAGTGTTTTTGTCACCCTGTTTAACTATGCCACTTTCCGTTTAAGTGGAGCACCTTATTCACTCAGTCAGACGCAGATTAGCCTTATTTTCTTGTCGTATAGCTTTGGCATGGTGTCTTCATCGTTGGCAGGAACGCTAGCCGAGCGTTTCGGTAAAAAAACCATGATGATGAGTGGCTTTGTTTTAATGATTGTGGGTAGCCTCATGACCCTGCTCACCTCTCTTTTCGGCATTATTATTGGCATTGCATTTATTACTACGGGTTTCTTTATTACCCACTCACTTACGAGTAGTTCTGTAGGTGCTGAAAGTCAACAAGCGAAAGCCCATGCCAGTTCGCTGTACTTACTTTTTTACTATATGGGTTCAAGTATTGTCGGCTCAGCAGGCGGTTGGTTCTGGCTGCACGGTGGTTGGAGTGCCATTGTTGGCTTAACCGTTGTACTGTCATTACTTGGAATATTTTTAGTCATTTATACAAAACACGCGAAAACATATTAA